In Tetrapisispora phaffii CBS 4417 chromosome 6, complete genome, a single genomic region encodes these proteins:
- the TPHA0F01810 gene encoding C2H2-type zinc finger protein (similar to Saccharomyces cerevisiae AZF1 (YOR113W); ancestral locus Anc_2.162) — protein sequence MNMNNRPILVPNFDLGIDILVPHSEDNLVENTKDFSNDLAKDILRDGSSIDFKSPSKADENLDNYQYGNSYFTDAFSMNKFHNRNTPLNEQSLSPKDMDVNDSLYHSNSNTLTYSQSNDLQYDINDINLNQIFTVDDLMAIKARSYSTTAISNNNRGEVSQVELIESTPLDGVSVETSFPEISNANDLRFKNTDYFKPFDMQSRVMSIPDSNELKKMVDEIKRNSIVTISPPSTDAGMGKKSRRRSTARQTQCSFCLKVFNQASHFEVHIRSHIGYKPHKCRFCNVCFTQSGNLKTHEKLHTSEKDFECEICNKKFSRKGNLASHIATHNRLRLHICKFDHCKKSFTQLGNMKAHHNKFHRETMARLSNILLNISAEDSLSDDDKYMLQYYLTVYKNSKRLNLLTPFLNMPLIKEAISLPTTTGL from the coding sequence atgaatatgaataaCAGACCAATTCTTGTGCCAAACTTCGATCTTGGAATAGATATTCTAGTTCCACATTCAGAAGATAACCTGGTGGAAAATACTAAAGATTTCTCCAATGATTTGGCCAAAGACATATTGAGAGACGGTTCTTCTATCGATTTCAAATCGCCGTCTAAAGCTGATGAGAATCTCGATAACTATCAGTATGGTAATAGCTATTTTACAGATGCTTTCTCAATGAACAAGTTTCATAATCGTAACACTCCTCTCAATGAGCAATCGCTAAGCCCAAAAGATATGGATGTCAATGACTCATTATATCATAGTAATTCAAACACATTAACTTACTCTCAATCAAATGACCTTCAGTatgatattaatgatataaatttaaatcagATATTTACTGTTGATGATCTAATGGCAATCAAAGCCAGAAGTTATAGTACTACTGCTATTTCTAACAACAATAGGGGAGAAGTTTCTCAAGTCGAACTAATTGAATCGACTCCATTAGATGGGGTTTCTGTGGAAACTTCATTTCCTGAAATATCTAATGCTAATGATCTACGGTTCAAAAATACAGATTATTTCAAACCGTTTGATATGCAATCAAGAGTCATGAGTATTCCAGATTCGAAcgaattaaaaaaaatggttGATGAAATTAAGAGAAACTCTATCGTGACTATAAGTCCCCCATCTACTGATGCTGGAATGGGTAAAAAAAGTAGAAGGAGATCTACTGCTAGACAAACACAATGTAGCTTTTGTTTGAAAGTTTTTAACCAAGCTTCTCACTTCGAAGTTCACATCAGATCTCACATTGGTTACAAACCACATAAATGTCGGTTTTGTAATGTATGTTTTACGCAAAGTGGTAATCTAAAGACTCATGAAAAATTACACACCAGTGAGAAAGATTTTGAATGTGAAATTTGCAATAAAAAGTTTTCAAGAAAAGGTAATTTGGCTTCTCATATTGCCACACACAACCGTTTGAGACTACACATTTGTAAATTTGATCATTGTAAAAAATCATTCACTCAATTAGGTAACATGAAGGCTCATCATAATAAGTTCCATCGTGAAACGATGGCAAGATTGagtaatatattattgaatatttctGCTGAGGATTCATTATCCGATGACGATAAATACATGCTTCAATACTACTTGACGGTTTATAAGAATTCAAAAAGGTTGAATCTATTGACACCATTTTTAAACATGCCGTTAATTAAGGAGGCGATATCTCTGCCAACAACGACAGGATTATAA
- the TPHA0F01780 gene encoding nucleotide diphosphatase (similar to Saccharomyces cerevisiae YOR111W; ancestral locus Anc_2.168): MLETYLSGYDVILGSSSPRRYEIVHDNLGLQTFKVIVPEFEENLDKQNYLNRPIDYVRDTSRYKAEGILDGLKEECKLKEHNSSKPIIVVCADTVIIDKDNKIYEKPKSSEDQFNNLKKYCYSNEIFSVITGVTLILFDPYISQHKMLAFDDKTDLYFDSSVPTELIDYYVKSGEGMNAAGGFKIQDTSGSFIKKIEGDFYNVIGLPLNKTVMNIFKLIN, from the coding sequence ATGTTAGAGACATATTTATCCGGTTACGATGTCATTCTTGGTAGTTCATCACCTAGAAGATACGAAATTGTTCACGATAACTTAGGGCTACAAACATTCAAGGTTATAGTACCggaatttgaagaaaatttagataaaCAAAACTATCTAAATAGACCAATTGACTACGTTCGTGATACTAGTAGATATAAAGCTGAAGGTATTTTAGATGGATTGAAAGAAGAATGTAAATTAAAGGAACATAATTCCAGTAAACCGATAATAGTAGTTTGTGCAGATACTGTGATAATTGATAAAGACAACAAGATTTATGAGAAACCTAAATCATCTGAAGATCAATTCAATAATCTTAAAAAGTATTGCTATTCAAATGAAATCTTTAGTGTTATCACTGGTGTCACATTAATCTTATTTGATCCCTACATCAGTCAACATAAAATGTTGGCATTCGATGATAAAACTGACTTATATTTCGATTCCAGTGTACCAACCGAACTAATTGACTATTATGTCAAATCTGGAGAAGGCATGAACGCTGCAGGTGGATTCAAAATCCAAGACACCAGCGGTTCATTCATAAAAAAAATCGAAGGTGATTTCTATAATGTCATCGGGTTGCCTCTTAACAAGACAGTGATGAACATTTTCAAACTAATAAACTAA
- the CYB5 gene encoding Cyb5p (similar to Saccharomyces cerevisiae CYB5 (YNL111C); ancestral locus Anc_2.166) — protein MYVYINCLNFILNKLERSHLLSFIFLKLYCSDCSLYTVFLRIRQIPIATKATKIKQYDMSKIYTYEEIAEHNTTESSWIVIEGKVYNVTKFLDEHPGGDEIIFDLAGTDATENFEDIGHSDQALKVLKTLYIGDVDKNSKPIAVKKTVNDHAESGEPWQGNANIVMVLAAIFFYVAYQWGNK, from the coding sequence atgtatgtatatataaactgTTTGAATTTCATCTTGAACAAGTTGGAAAGATCTCATCTCctatcttttatttttcttaagTTGTATTGTTCTGATTGTAGTTTATATACAGTTTTTCTCCGTATTAGACAAATACCAATAGCCACAAAAgcaacaaaaataaaacaatacGACATGTCTAAGATCTACACTTACGAAGAAATTGCTGAACACAACACTACCGAATCCTCTTGGATTGTCATCGAAGGTAAAGTTTACAATGTTACCAAGTTTTTAGACGAACATCCAGGTGGTGatgaaatcatttttgatttaGCCGGTACTGATGCTactgaaaattttgaagatattgGTCACTCTGACCAAGCTTTAAAGGTCTTGAAGACTTTATACATTGGTGATGTCGACAAGAACAGTAAGCCAATTGCCGTCAAGAAGACTGTTAACGATCATGCTGAATCCGGTGAACCATGGCAAGGTAATGCTAACATCGTCATGGTTTTAGCAGCTATCTTCTTCTATGTTGCATACCAATGGGGTAACAAATAA
- the CIM1 gene encoding mitochondrial HMG-box protein CIM1 (similar to Saccharomyces cerevisiae YOR114W; ancestral locus Anc_2.161), translating into MKPNRPLFAQLSNTIYNTKQTFKNDNKPNLVTSFQYYYSLQFNKLNLGDNTSIGMIKNISYNTNFKRYIRKEWDLLSTTSKRLYTALYIYDNNINYKSLNAFELAKMMEIETPVSSEYMLFRCNFKKHFELINNEQKGNSMKRTIINRYHVSLQKRILGVRRNSGIKINKYIQSENKNISRTYQEFCRECRKVWKENVSELMKEQLREKLNTQTIKFESVIEKERDILEMNLNRISNILSKSKDTQVDFYKLKEERPDQLSKDLKFTLAYLKKV; encoded by the coding sequence ATGAAACCCAATAGACCTTTATTTGCTCAATTATCtaatacaatatataatactaaacaaacatttaaaaatgataacaaGCCAAACTTAGTCACTAGCTTCCAGTACTATTACAGTTtacaatttaataaactaAACTTAGGTGATAATACTTCTATCGGAATGATAAAGAATATTAGTTACAATaccaattttaaaagatacATCAGAAAGGAGTGGGATTTATTATCTACTACAAGCAAACGACTGTATACAGCATTATACatttatgataataatattaactATAAAAGTTTAAATGCTTTTGAATTAGCAAAAATGATGGAAATTGAAACACCTGTCTCAAGTGAATATATGTTGTTCCGTTGTAATTTTAAGAAACATTTCGAGTTGATAAACAATGAACAGAAAGGTAATTCAATGAAGAGAACTATCATTAATAGATATCATGTAAGTTTACAAAAGCGTATTCTTGGAGTAAGGAGAAACTCtggaattaaaattaataaatatattcaatctgaaaataaaaatattagcAGAACATATCAAGAATTTTGCAGGGAGTGCAGAAAAGTCTGGAAGGAAAACGTATCTGAACTAATGAAAGAACAACTGAGGGAAAAGTTAAACACCcaaacaattaaatttgaaagtGTCATTGAAAAGGAAAGAGACATTCTGgaaatgaatttgaatagAATTTCCAACATTCTTTCAAAAAGTAAGGATACACAGGTAGACTTctataaattaaaagaagaacGGCCTGATCAGCTAAGCAAAGATCTGAAGTTCACCTTAGcttatttgaagaaagtATAA
- the YAF9 gene encoding YEATS domain-containing protein YAF9 (similar to Saccharomyces cerevisiae YAF9 (YNL107W); ancestral locus Anc_2.170), which yields MAAPVSKRIKTLSVTRPIVFGNTAKKFGDVRPPNAPTEHTHLWTIFVRGPQNEDISYYVEKVVFKLHDTYPNPIRTVEAPPFELTETGWGEFEINIKIYFVQESGEKNISFYHHLRLHPYIFTTDQKPIPEQMNEVSSSFYDEIIFNEPNEAFFKILMSKPGNLLPSNKTKDCVFSKQLEQEEIYRIQNGINTIKGQIEELKANITQKLKENESKN from the coding sequence ATGGCAGCTCCAGTTAGTAAAAGAATTAAGACGTTGTCAGTGACTCGACCAATAGTTTTTGGGAATACTGCTAAAAAGTTTGGCGATGTAAGACCACCTAATGCACCAACAGAGCATACACATTTATGGACTATTTTTGTGAGAGGACCACAGAATGAGGATATTTCTTATTATGTTGAAAAGGTCGTATTTAAGCTGCATGATACATACCCAAATCCTATAAGAACTGTTGAGGCACCACCATTTGAATTGACTGAAACCGGTTGGGGTGAATTCGagattaatataaaaatttattttgtgcAAGAATCGggagaaaaaaatatcagtTTTTACCACCATTTAAGACTTCATCCGTATATTTTTACCACAGACCAAAAACCAATACCAGAACAGATGAATGAAGTCAGTTCGTCTTTTTATGATGAgatcatttttaatgaacCAAACGAAGCTTTCTTCAAGATTTTAATGAGCAAGCCAGGTAATTTGTTACCATCTAATAAGACTAAAGATTGTGTATTCTCCAAACAATTGGAACAAGAAGAGATTTATAGAATTCAGAATGGTATAAATACAATCAAGGGACAAATTGAGGAACTGAAGGCGAATATAACccaaaaattgaaagaaaatgaatcaaaaaattga
- the TPHA0F01770 gene encoding uncharacterized protein (similar to Saccharomyces cerevisiae YNL108C and TFC7 (YOR110W); ancestral locus Anc_2.169), with the protein MTVKTIYIARHGYRSNWLPQGPYPPPPTGVDSDVPLAEHGLTQAKELGHYILSLNNQPELLFSSPFYRCIQTSEAIAALLELPIYLDTGIGEWYKPDRAIIPVPASYEVLSQLFPTKISDDWSSTILPSDKGETEEDIFNRCKTFWPKFIDTLEDSFPNIETIILVTHAATKIALGLSLLKKSSARDAIDSEGTLIRSGSCSLDKYELLETEYSKDDDSTFVLPFEKRTWKITMNGNTEYLTKGEEMNWNFQSSFEAGSDADIRARMMAAAEKGEAPDASINNSHKAETETVYVSVDIPSKNYRNTHTIDRAATLQYSGLEENSPLFKIGDKIYEGQWKKLVGTELAFPNAAKVMNKKVSLEHTIPKPLDLINQDNQTSNNASIDNPEEPTSVNSIATEKDKNDVHPEKIYKITDRIILSEVKPM; encoded by the coding sequence ATGACAGTGAAAACCATATATATTGCTAGACATGGTTATAGATCGAATTGGCTCCCACAAGGCCCATATCCTCCACCTCCAACCGGTGTCGATAGTGATGTTCCGTTAGCAGAACATGGCTTAACTCAAGCCAAAGAACTAGGccattatattttgtcTCTAAACAATCAACCCGAACTTTTGTTTTCATCTCCATTTTATCGTTGTATTCAGACATCAGAGGCAATTGCTGCTTTACTTGAGCTGCCGATTTACTTAGATACAGGCATTGGAGAATGGTACAAACCTGATAGAGCTATCATCCCTGTCCCGGCCTCCTATGAGGTTCTGAGTCAGTTATTTCCAACAAAAATCAGTGATGATTGGTCTTCTACTATTTTGCCAAGTGATAAGGGTGAAACAGAggaagatatatttaatagatGTAAGACATTTTGGCCTAAATTCATTGATACTTTGGAAGATAGTTTTCctaatattgaaacaatCATTTTGGTCACACATGCGGCTACGAAAATAGCCCTTGGGTTATCATTACTAAAAAAGAGTTCAGCTAGAGATGCTATTGATTCTGAAGGCACCTTAATTAGAAGTGGCAGTTGTTCGCTAGATAAATACGAATTATTGGAAACTGAATATAgtaaagatgatgatagCACATTTGTTCTACCGTTTGAAAAGAGAACATGGAAAATTACAATGAACGGAAACACTGAATACTTAACAAAAGGTGAAGAGATGAATTGGAATTTCCAGAGCTCTTTTGAAGCCGGTTCTGATGCTGACATTAGAGCAAGAATGATGGCTGCTGCTGAAAAGGGAGAAGCACCTGATGCTTCTATAAATAATAGTCACAAAGCAGAAACAGAAACAGTTTATGTTAGTGTGGATATTCCGAGCAAAAATTACAGAAACACACATACGATTGACAGGGCAGCAACATTACAGTATTCAGGCTTAGAAGAGAATTCCccattattcaaaattggTGACAAAATCTATGAAGGCCAGTGGAAAAAGTTAGTTGGAACAGAATTAGCTTTTCCAAATGCAGCTAAAGTAATGAACAAAAAAGTCTCGTTGGAACATACTATACCAAAACCACTTGATTTAATCAACCAAGACAATCAAACAAGTAACAATGCTTCAATTGATAATCCAGAGGAGCCAACTAGCGTTAATAGCATCGCAACAGAAAAGGACAAGAATGATGTCCATCCCGAAAAAATCTATAAAATTACTGATAGAATAATCTTATCAGAAGTAAAACCTATGTAA